One part of the Candidatus Flexicrinis affinis genome encodes these proteins:
- a CDS encoding aldo/keto reductase: MAIPKIPFGRTGHLSSRTLFGAVALGTVTQDVADRTLDLLLEYGINHIDTAASYGDSELRIGPWMAQHRKDFFLATKTGKRTYAEAREEFHKSLDRLRVDSVDLIQMHYLVAEDEWKVAMGPGGALEYLVEARDQGLVKHIGVTGHDVEVTHSHLNSLEAFDFDSVLLPYNYIMMKNPAYAAGFNAVLALAQSRGIAVQTIKAITRRPYHGEHTHAVWYEPLTRQDAIDKAVHWVLGQPDIFLNTVGDVTLLPKVLDAANRFVSRPTNAEMDAIITEWAMEPLFT; the protein is encoded by the coding sequence ATGGCAATTCCGAAAATTCCCTTTGGACGAACCGGCCACCTCAGCTCGCGCACGCTGTTCGGCGCGGTCGCGCTCGGCACTGTCACGCAAGACGTGGCCGACCGCACGCTCGATCTGCTGCTTGAATACGGCATCAACCACATCGACACCGCCGCCAGCTACGGCGACTCCGAGCTGCGCATCGGCCCGTGGATGGCGCAGCACCGCAAAGACTTCTTCCTCGCCACCAAGACTGGCAAGCGTACCTACGCCGAAGCCCGCGAAGAGTTCCACAAGTCGCTCGACCGCCTGCGCGTCGACTCGGTCGACCTGATCCAGATGCACTACCTCGTCGCTGAAGACGAGTGGAAGGTCGCCATGGGCCCCGGCGGCGCGCTCGAGTATCTGGTCGAGGCCCGCGATCAAGGGCTGGTCAAGCACATCGGAGTCACCGGCCACGATGTCGAAGTTACGCACAGCCACCTCAACAGCCTCGAAGCGTTCGACTTCGACTCGGTGCTGCTGCCGTACAACTACATCATGATGAAGAATCCGGCCTATGCCGCCGGCTTCAACGCGGTGCTGGCACTGGCGCAGTCGCGCGGGATCGCCGTGCAGACAATCAAGGCAATTACGCGCAGGCCGTATCACGGCGAGCACACCCACGCCGTGTGGTACGAGCCGCTCACCCGCCAAGACGCCATCGATAAGGCCGTACACTGGGTGCTGGGTCAGCCCGACATCTTCCTCAACACCGTCGGCGATGTCACCCTGCTGCCGAAGGTCTTGGACGCGGCCAATCGCTTCGTGTCGCGCCCGACCAACGCCGAGATGGACGCGATCATCACCGAATGGGCGATGGAGCCGCTGTTTACGTAG
- a CDS encoding aminotransferase class V-fold PLP-dependent enzyme, which yields MFDRLDQLESQARALELSAAQRQHLTGEVVAYVDRFYRESPGRPMYQYTDDMGAGILDAPISPDPIDIGEALRLLHRHVDSPGLNPTAPGHLAYIPAGGLYPAALGDYLSAVTNLYSGIFFVAPGAVRLENMLLRWMGEMVGYPADAAGNLTTGGSIANLTSVVTARDAHGLKPKDYARSVVYLSGERHHSIDKALRIAGFTEVVMRLIDMDAAYHMRPDALAAQIDADRQAGLNPWLVVANAGATNTGAVDPLTEIGQIAHDRGLWFHVDGAYGAFFALCEPGRERLRGIERSDSVIMDPHKSLFLPWGSGAVLIKDRRTMLASHHYSPSYLQDVEGGEELSPADLSPELTRSFRGLRVWLPLKLFGTRPFAAALEEKMLLARYFRARMAEADGFEVGPEPDLSVVLWRYVPARGDADAFNAQLVEAVKRDGRVFLSSTRIDGVFWIRLAVLAYHTHKDTIDLAIDVICEQAAALERA from the coding sequence ATGTTTGATCGTCTCGACCAATTGGAATCTCAAGCCCGCGCGCTGGAACTGAGCGCCGCGCAGCGCCAACACCTGACCGGCGAGGTCGTCGCTTACGTCGACCGCTTCTATCGCGAGTCGCCGGGCCGGCCGATGTATCAGTACACCGACGACATGGGCGCGGGCATCCTCGACGCGCCGATCTCGCCGGACCCGATCGACATCGGCGAGGCGCTGCGCCTGCTGCACCGGCACGTCGACAGCCCGGGCTTGAACCCGACCGCGCCGGGGCATCTGGCCTATATCCCCGCCGGCGGGCTGTATCCGGCCGCGCTGGGCGATTACTTGAGCGCGGTGACCAACCTGTATTCCGGCATCTTCTTCGTCGCGCCCGGGGCGGTGCGGCTAGAAAACATGCTGCTGCGCTGGATGGGCGAGATGGTCGGCTATCCTGCCGACGCGGCCGGAAACCTGACGACCGGCGGCAGTATCGCCAACCTGACCAGCGTCGTGACGGCGCGCGACGCCCACGGCCTGAAACCGAAGGATTACGCCCGCAGCGTGGTGTATCTGTCCGGCGAGCGCCACCACTCGATCGACAAGGCGCTGCGGATCGCCGGGTTTACCGAGGTCGTCATGCGCCTGATTGACATGGACGCGGCGTATCACATGCGGCCCGACGCGCTCGCAGCGCAGATTGACGCCGACCGGCAGGCCGGCCTCAATCCGTGGCTGGTCGTGGCGAACGCCGGCGCGACCAACACCGGCGCGGTCGATCCGCTGACCGAGATCGGCCAGATCGCGCATGATCGAGGGTTGTGGTTCCACGTCGATGGGGCATACGGCGCGTTCTTCGCGCTGTGCGAGCCGGGGCGCGAACGCCTGCGCGGGATCGAACGGTCGGACTCGGTCATCATGGACCCGCACAAGAGCCTGTTCCTGCCGTGGGGGTCGGGCGCCGTGCTGATCAAAGACCGACGCACGATGCTGGCCTCGCACCACTATTCGCCGAGCTACTTGCAGGACGTGGAAGGCGGCGAGGAGTTGTCGCCAGCCGACCTGTCGCCGGAGCTGACACGCAGTTTTCGAGGACTGCGCGTGTGGCTCCCATTAAAACTATTCGGGACGCGCCCGTTCGCCGCCGCCCTCGAAGAGAAGATGCTGCTGGCCCGCTATTTCCGTGCCCGTATGGCGGAAGCCGACGGTTTCGAGGTCGGGCCAGAACCCGACCTGTCGGTCGTGTTGTGGCGCTACGTGCCGGCGCGCGGTGACGCTGACGCCTTCAACGCGCAGTTGGTCGAGGCGGTCAAGCGCGACGGCCGCGTGTTCCTCTCATCGACGCGCATCGACGGCGTGTTCTGGATCCGGCTTGCCGTGCTGGCGTATCACACCCACAAAGACACTATCGACCTCGCCATCGACGTCATCTGCGAACAGGCCGCGGCGCTGGAGCGCGCGTAG
- a CDS encoding pyridoxamine 5'-phosphate oxidase family protein, with product MDYVPFTQLAAEFLEIAHGQVWAAVATVDAQNRPWTRTLHPIWSLDDGSAVGWVLTSRYSLKAKHLAYSPYASVAYAKDPVRPLTIECHAAWVDDRAEIKRVWEWFKRTPEPLGYDPALTWPSSDGPEVGLLMLTPWRLTLGHLGGPWLGWRAD from the coding sequence ATGGACTACGTACCCTTCACCCAACTCGCCGCCGAATTCCTCGAAATCGCGCATGGTCAAGTGTGGGCCGCAGTCGCCACGGTCGACGCGCAGAACCGCCCATGGACACGCACCCTCCACCCGATCTGGTCGCTCGACGACGGCAGTGCGGTCGGCTGGGTGCTCACCAGCAGGTACAGCCTCAAGGCCAAGCACCTCGCGTACAGCCCGTATGCCAGTGTCGCCTATGCCAAGGATCCGGTTCGTCCACTGACCATCGAGTGCCATGCCGCATGGGTGGACGACCGCGCCGAGATCAAGCGTGTGTGGGAATGGTTCAAGCGCACGCCCGAACCACTCGGCTACGATCCCGCGCTGACGTGGCCATCCAGCGACGGCCCGGAAGTCGGCCTGCTCATGTTGACGCCGTGGCGGCTGACGCTCGGTCACCTCGGCGGCCCTTGGCTCGGCTGGCGCGCGGACTGA
- a CDS encoding DUF1801 domain-containing protein, translating into MAENKTRPTAESVQAFLDGVENKRRREDGLALLHMMQEATGEEPVMWGPSIIGFGKYHYTYESGREGDSPVIAFSPRKASLTLYIDMDFDGYDALMDKLGKHTTSKACLYINKLADVDMDVLRKVIHKSVEHTRKTNPS; encoded by the coding sequence ATGGCCGAGAACAAGACCAGACCGACCGCAGAAAGCGTGCAGGCGTTTCTGGACGGCGTCGAGAACAAGCGCAGGCGCGAGGACGGTCTCGCCCTTCTGCATATGATGCAGGAAGCTACCGGCGAAGAGCCTGTCATGTGGGGGCCGTCGATCATCGGCTTCGGCAAGTACCACTACACGTACGAAAGCGGGCGCGAAGGCGACTCCCCGGTGATCGCGTTTTCCCCGCGCAAGGCGAGCCTGACGCTCTACATCGATATGGACTTCGACGGCTACGACGCCCTGATGGACAAGCTCGGCAAGCACACGACGAGCAAGGCCTGCCTGTACATTAACAAGCTGGCCGACGTCGATATGGACGTGCTGCGCAAAGTGATCCACAAGTCGGTCGAGCACACGCGCAAGACCAATCCGAGCTAA
- a CDS encoding SDR family oxidoreductase — MTDQADGGVIGITGASGKVGRRVAERLAKRGLPLRLIVRDESRAPKLPTSTVAVASDYTDRPAMVAALSGVSTMLLVSAHEGGDRVQVHKAAIDAGVEAGVQRIVYLSFLNAAPDATFILARDHYHTEQAVRATGLDFTLLRNSLYADVMPGFFGKDGVVRGPAGDGRISVVTRDDIADVAAVVLADPSYNGQTINNTGPEALSFTEMAAILTEITERPCRFYDETMDEARQSRSVYGAPEKIVDGWISTYTAVKAGELDFVGDDVRRITGHAPLSFREFLARYPQSYAHLVDSYEPR, encoded by the coding sequence ATGACGGATCAGGCAGACGGTGGAGTCATCGGCATCACTGGCGCATCGGGCAAGGTTGGCCGGCGCGTCGCCGAGCGGCTTGCCAAGCGAGGCTTGCCACTGCGGCTGATCGTACGCGACGAGTCTCGAGCGCCCAAGCTGCCGACCTCGACGGTGGCCGTCGCGTCCGACTACACCGACCGTCCCGCAATGGTCGCGGCGCTCTCCGGCGTATCGACCATGCTGCTCGTGTCTGCTCACGAAGGCGGCGACCGCGTGCAGGTGCACAAGGCCGCGATCGACGCCGGGGTCGAGGCAGGCGTCCAGCGCATCGTGTACCTGTCGTTCCTTAACGCCGCGCCGGATGCGACCTTCATCCTCGCCCGCGATCACTACCACACCGAGCAGGCGGTCCGCGCGACCGGCCTCGATTTCACGTTATTACGCAACAGCCTGTATGCCGACGTGATGCCGGGGTTTTTCGGCAAGGATGGAGTCGTGCGCGGGCCAGCGGGCGATGGGCGCATCTCGGTCGTCACGCGCGACGACATCGCCGACGTCGCGGCGGTCGTCCTCGCCGATCCGTCCTATAACGGCCAGACGATCAACAACACCGGTCCCGAGGCGTTGTCCTTCACCGAGATGGCAGCGATCCTCACCGAGATCACCGAGCGCCCGTGCCGTTTCTACGACGAGACGATGGACGAAGCGCGCCAGTCGCGCTCGGTCTACGGCGCGCCTGAGAAGATCGTGGACGGGTGGATCAGCACGTACACGGCGGTCAAGGCGGGCGAACTCGACTTCGTCGGCGACGACGTGCGGCGCATCACCGGCCACGCGCCGCTGAGCTTCCGCGAATTTCTCGCCCGCTATCCCCAAAGCTACGCGCATCTCGTGGACAGCTACGAACCGCGCTGA
- a CDS encoding GMC family oxidoreductase N-terminal domain-containing protein: protein MSNDIDYTHDERNLATYLNVLAALFVVFGLAVLILPYALRDAPFFVAPPFFVTNTIAGMWLMAYLSWCSAADVRRYRAMIVVVFGGLLIGAASFVALSVRTGPPMQDAPLLLGFGFCGAAVLGLAWFVRKAQMPAPPWLPWITDKPMTGAETFARVVFGLFGLASLFAAAGSVLASYLNVALMTDLLVNPFMIVGSTIKIGVLGLCSLYAAYDPRRFSQHAQMIIALVVGHAGSIIAISIVALSGYVPFGDYSLTVGGATAGLGVIMFGAWLLDVVIIIAFLYFNRRINLALLDHIGFLNPTQFRALEAIAETLVAGKTHERVPPHEIVLRTDSYMRSFRSNRLGLAKLAMMGLQLSPLAWLSPPITYMHPAARARFVDFRFKQQIVDRSALYRFFDGLMRNVNKVLLRFTGRSGSELDAALSFTGLLEAMMRFNMQLTYLGYYNNPEVWPKREDGSGIGYTPFSQREKDFEVKPIRAHPPLKVMTPEVLDQEGIDVIDDADVVIVGSGPGGAILAEQLLEKGRRVLILEKGLYVHPDDFNEDEVDMISRLYSDGALQISQSLRFTILQGSAVGGTSVVNNAVCFDTPQRVIDTWNARSNNGKVIDDASYFDSQQKVRARMRIKKIAEGTRKPLDAVLNHGDSLITSAVKQYFAGREDAYEYDVVEANIVDCLGCGYCNIGCKYGRKLSMLDEVLPAAQHKHGAENMRIISEANVTKLTESSGKITEVHAEVAGKRKLLVRNPKTVVVSGGTIHSSWLLMQSGIGKAAKLPVGKGLSFNMGSPLHALFNQKVNAYDGVQIAHYLKVHDHPGFVYETWYNPPVAQALTMPGWLDTHFRNMQNYDRIAAVGVLVGTESNAHIVPALISGGPDVVFNRRKAI from the coding sequence ATGAGCAACGATATCGACTACACCCATGACGAGCGCAATCTCGCCACCTATTTGAACGTGCTGGCCGCGCTGTTCGTCGTATTCGGCCTCGCCGTGCTGATCCTGCCCTACGCGCTGCGCGACGCGCCGTTCTTCGTCGCGCCGCCGTTCTTCGTCACCAACACCATCGCCGGCATGTGGCTGATGGCGTATCTGTCATGGTGCTCCGCCGCCGACGTGCGCCGTTACCGCGCGATGATCGTGGTCGTGTTCGGCGGGTTGCTGATCGGTGCGGCGTCGTTCGTGGCGCTGTCGGTGCGCACGGGTCCGCCAATGCAGGACGCGCCGCTGCTGCTCGGTTTCGGGTTCTGCGGGGCGGCCGTGTTAGGCTTGGCGTGGTTCGTGCGCAAGGCGCAGATGCCCGCGCCGCCGTGGCTGCCGTGGATCACCGACAAGCCGATGACTGGCGCCGAGACGTTTGCCCGCGTCGTGTTCGGACTGTTCGGGTTGGCGTCCCTGTTCGCCGCGGCGGGAAGCGTGCTGGCGTCGTATCTCAATGTCGCGCTGATGACCGATCTGCTCGTCAACCCGTTCATGATCGTCGGCTCGACCATCAAGATCGGCGTGCTGGGGTTGTGTTCGCTGTATGCCGCGTACGATCCGCGCCGGTTCTCGCAGCACGCGCAGATGATCATCGCGCTGGTGGTCGGTCATGCCGGGTCGATCATCGCCATATCGATTGTCGCGCTGTCCGGCTATGTGCCGTTCGGCGATTACAGTCTGACGGTAGGCGGCGCGACCGCCGGCCTCGGCGTGATCATGTTCGGCGCGTGGCTGTTGGACGTGGTGATCATCATCGCGTTTCTGTATTTCAACCGGCGCATCAACCTCGCGCTGCTGGATCACATCGGCTTCCTGAACCCGACGCAGTTCCGCGCGCTGGAGGCGATCGCTGAGACGCTGGTCGCGGGTAAGACGCACGAGCGCGTGCCGCCGCACGAGATCGTGCTGCGCACGGACAGCTACATGCGCTCGTTCCGCTCCAACCGGCTCGGGTTGGCGAAGCTGGCGATGATGGGTTTGCAGCTTTCGCCGCTGGCGTGGCTCAGCCCGCCGATCACGTACATGCATCCGGCGGCACGCGCGCGGTTCGTCGATTTCCGTTTCAAGCAGCAAATCGTGGACAGGTCGGCGCTGTACCGCTTCTTCGATGGGTTGATGCGCAACGTTAACAAGGTGCTGCTGCGCTTCACTGGGCGGTCGGGCAGCGAGTTGGACGCCGCGCTGAGCTTCACCGGCCTGCTGGAAGCGATGATGCGCTTCAATATGCAGCTCACGTATCTGGGCTACTACAACAATCCCGAGGTGTGGCCGAAACGCGAAGACGGCAGCGGGATCGGCTACACGCCGTTCTCTCAGCGCGAGAAAGACTTCGAGGTCAAGCCGATCCGTGCGCATCCGCCGTTGAAGGTGATGACGCCGGAGGTGCTCGATCAGGAAGGCATCGACGTAATCGACGACGCCGACGTGGTGATTGTCGGGTCGGGGCCGGGAGGGGCGATCCTCGCCGAGCAGCTTCTGGAGAAGGGCCGGCGCGTGTTGATCCTCGAGAAGGGGTTGTACGTGCACCCCGACGACTTCAACGAAGACGAAGTCGACATGATCAGCCGGCTGTACAGCGACGGCGCGCTGCAAATCTCGCAGTCGCTGCGCTTCACGATCCTGCAAGGCAGCGCCGTGGGCGGGACATCGGTCGTCAACAACGCTGTGTGCTTCGACACGCCGCAGCGCGTGATCGACACGTGGAACGCGCGCAGCAATAACGGTAAGGTGATCGACGACGCGTCGTACTTCGACTCGCAGCAGAAGGTGCGTGCGCGTATGCGCATCAAGAAGATCGCCGAGGGGACGCGCAAGCCGCTCGACGCGGTGCTCAACCACGGCGACAGCCTGATCACCTCGGCTGTGAAGCAGTACTTCGCCGGCCGCGAAGACGCCTACGAGTACGACGTGGTCGAAGCGAACATCGTGGACTGCCTCGGCTGTGGCTACTGCAACATCGGCTGCAAGTACGGTCGCAAGCTGTCGATGCTGGACGAGGTTCTGCCCGCCGCACAGCACAAACACGGCGCGGAGAACATGCGCATCATTTCGGAAGCCAACGTCACCAAGCTGACCGAGAGCAGCGGCAAGATCACCGAGGTGCATGCCGAGGTTGCCGGCAAGCGCAAGCTGCTCGTGCGCAACCCGAAGACGGTCGTCGTCAGCGGCGGCACGATCCACTCGAGCTGGCTGTTGATGCAAAGCGGGATCGGCAAGGCGGCCAAGCTGCCGGTCGGCAAGGGATTGTCGTTCAACATGGGGAGCCCCCTGCACGCGTTGTTCAATCAGAAGGTCAACGCGTACGACGGCGTGCAGATCGCACACTACCTGAAGGTGCACGATCACCCCGGCTTCGTGTACGAGACGTGGTACAACCCGCCGGTGGCGCAGGCGCTCACGATGCCCGGTTGGCTCGACACGCACTTCCGCAACATGCAGAACTACGACCGGATCGCGGCGGTGGGCGTGCTGGTCGGGACGGAGTCGAACGCGCATATCGTCCCCGCGCTGATCAGCGGCGGTCCGGATGTCGTGTTCAACCGACGCAAGGCGATCTGA